The genomic DNA TTCAAGGCTTCTGGAAGGTCGGAAAAACCGACCACCGTCGCTTCGCCTGCCTGCCGAAGGGGCTTAATTTGGACCGTCTGTGCTTCAAGCTCACTTTCCCCAAGGACCAGAGCGAGTTCGGCACCGCTTTTGTCTGCACGCTTAAACTGCGCCCGGAAACTGCCGCTGCCCAGATTTTGTACTAGCCTCAGGCCGGGCACTTCGTCCCGGAGTCGCTCAGCCAGCGTCATGGCAACCGGCCACGCGCGATCGCCGACTGCAACAAAAAAAACGTGGGGAGCGGTGGGCTCGAGCTCGCCTCCCTGCTCCTGCAGCAGCGCAACGACCCGATCGACGCCAAGGGAAAAGCCGATGCCTGGCGTTGCGGGCCCACCGAGAGTTTCTACCAATCCGTCGTAACGCCCCCCGGCGCAGATCGTGCCCTGGCTCCCTAGCTCCGTCGTTTTGAACTCAAAAACGCTGCGGCTGTAGTAGTCGAGTCCACGGACCAGGCGAGGATTGACCTCAAAGCTGACGCCAGCTCGTTCCAACATGGACTTGAGTTCCGAAAAATGCTGGCCGGATTCCTCGTCGAGGTGCTCGAGCAGACTGGGAGCGCCGGCAATCAGCTCGGCCATGGCGGCGTTTTTGCTGTCGAGGATCCGCAGCGGATTGGTGTCAAGCCGACGGATACTGTCGTCGTCGAGGTCGGATCGCCGGGTCGTTAAGTAGTCCAGCAGAACTTCACGGTAACGTTGGCGCGAGTCGCGTGTTCCCAGCGAGTTAATTTCGAGCGTGACGCCGAGAATGCCAAGCTGTCGCCAAAGGCGGGCCAACATGATGATGAGTTCCGCATCAATATCCGGCCC from Pseudomonadota bacterium includes the following:
- the hisS gene encoding histidine--tRNA ligase — encoded protein: MSIKRVKGMYDLVPGQTATWQRVEAAASRLLESYGYLELRLPLLERTELFSRAIGLATDVVSKEMYSFVDRNDEALSLRPEGTAGIVRAAISNGLLQGHSSKLWYGGPMFRRENVQRGRNRQFYQIGAEVFGLPGPDIDAELIIMLARLWRQLGILGVTLEINSLGTRDSRQRYREVLLDYLTTRRSDLDDDSIRRLDTNPLRILDSKNAAMAELIAGAPSLLEHLDEESGQHFSELKSMLERAGVSFEVNPRLVRGLDYYSRSVFEFKTTELGSQGTICAGGRYDGLVETLGGPATPGIGFSLGVDRVVALLQEQGGELEPTAPHVFFVAVGDRAWPVAMTLAERLRDEVPGLRLVQNLGSGSFRAQFKRADKSGAELALVLGESELEAQTVQIKPLRQAGEATVVGFSDLPEALKNHLAMSGSTP